The following are encoded in a window of Microcaecilia unicolor chromosome 14, aMicUni1.1, whole genome shotgun sequence genomic DNA:
- the LOC115457827 gene encoding uncharacterized protein LOC115457827, giving the protein MLGLMLFLCTSAVQGELFCTKRTEFLTGTCGDTISLPCSFSWEGLPFTNFELVWQTRRPGATLVVHHEDTRNFTNLHQSGRFRNRTAVRDGWPQSRDITVTLSNITGIDRGAYTCEIFTLTPYSRKICAEIQLDVHTDPVGLGLGISMTATLGASVHLPCFSRPGCGGSSPSLQTSWRFLESGIALEAELVSSARPARDAAGSDRISLSENGTLNLRGLTATNAGTYSCHLAGQRKVAEILLDVIDPVKIRDTVIQLVAFILIPVVAFLFVAGLIIGRKKMYNRKRRELVPNLKVELTESREQEDLILPLSDKNVNSTWSSTSSEQPLIRVQKSEV; this is encoded by the exons ATGCTGGGACTGATGCTTTTTCTCTGCACATCAGCTGTGCAAG GAGAGTTATTCTGCACAAAGAGGACAGAGTTCTTGACGGGAACCTGTGGGGACACCATCTCCCTCCCTTGCAGCTTCTCTTGGGAAGGGCTGCCTTTCACTAACTTTGAGCTGGTCTGGCAGACGAGGAGGCCAGGGGCCACTCTAGTTGTCCACCACGAAGACACGAGGAACTTCACTAACCTTCATCAGAGCGGCAGGTTCAGAAACCGGACCGCAGTGCGAGACGGCTGGCCCCAGAGCAGAGACATCACTGTCACTCTCTCCAACATCACCGGCATCGACCGTGGAGCCTACACCTGCGAAATCTTCACGCTGACCCCTTATTCCAGGAAGATCTGCGCAGAGATACAGCTTGATGTACACACAG ATCCCGTTGGCCTGGGTCTTGGCATCTCCATGACTGCCACTTTAGGAGCGTCCGTCCATCTGCCCTGCTTTTCTAGGCCTGGGTGTGGCGGCAGCTCACCCAGTCTGCAAACCTCCTGGAGGTTCTTAGAGAGTGGGATAGCCCTGGAGGCTGAGCTTGTGAGCTCTGCACGTCCCGCGAGGGACGCCGCCGGCTCTGACAGGATCTCGCTGAGTGAGAATGGGACTCTAAACTTGAGGGGACTGACGGCCACCAACGCCGGAACATACAGTTGTCACCTGGCTGGCCAGAGGAAGGTTGCGGAGATACTGTTGGACGTCATTG ATCCTGTAAAGATCCGAGACACAGTGATACAACTGGTGGCCTTTATTCTGATTCCTGTGGTGGCTTTCCTCTTTGTAGCTGGGCTGATCATTG GAAGGAAGAAGATGTATAATCGAAAGCGTAGGGAGTTGGTGCCGAATCTCAAAGTGGAGCTGACAGAGAGTCGTGAGCAAGAGGATCTGATATTGCCATTGAGTGATAAGAATGTGAATTCAACTTGGAGCAGCACCTCAAGTGAACAGCCTTTGATTCGGGTTCAGAAGTCTGAAGTGTGA